The Lycium barbarum isolate Lr01 chromosome 12, ASM1917538v2, whole genome shotgun sequence genome includes a region encoding these proteins:
- the LOC132622988 gene encoding phosphate transporter PHO1 homolog 9-like — translation MKFGKEFTSQMVHEWEEAYMDYNYLKGVVKDISKFNKKNAPLPEVAATPKGSLKRRISMYRAFSGLQSRLSFKGSPKIENEDEEVILVSALEQEGSLGHHQTKFLMSSEKGGEYEVVFFRRLDDEFNKVLTFYQKKVGEVKAEANELSKQMDALIALRIMVDKPSIEMHSETIDDSALSPASLKSPGGSHMEAIEEVEMTGEEIEEDGSSRGKQDTPKRVRFRPAPLEILDNVRINIEPATPVSTLKNVMKNSKANSSFSKDQLRKAEEQMKKAFVEFYRKLRLLKSYRFLNVLAFSKIMKKYDKTTTRKASKSYCERIDKSDLGSSDELTRLTERVEATFIKHFVNGNRREGMKYLRPKAKRETHRVTFFLGLFSGCSIALVAAIAISIRAGHLLEHEGRGQYMENIFPLYSLFGYIVLHMLMYGANVYYWRRFRVNYPFIFGFKHGTELGYRQVFLLASGLSVLALAAALFHLDMDMDPKTRSYQPFKELIPLLLVIILLLMLFCPLNIIYRSSRFFFLRTAWHCLCAPLYKVTLPDFLLADQLTSQVPAIRSLQFYVCYYVWGNFKTRSNTCQDSSVYQVLHIIIAIIPFWSRFIQCLRRLYEEKDSMQGLNALKYFSTIVALVMRTLYDQKRGVFWKVMAASTSGITTVANTYWDLVIDWGLLQRNSKNPWLRDKLIVPHKIVYFIAIVLDVILRLVWMQLVLDFQELPHLHKKAFVAIVACLEILRRGLWNFFRLENEHLNNVGKYRASKSVPLPFNYDEDKSL, via the exons ATGAAATTTGGGAAAGAATTTACATCCCAAATGGTCCATGAATGGGAAGAAGCCTACATGGATTATAATTATCTAAAGGGTGTGGTGAAAGACATATCAAAATTCAACAAGAAAAATGCACCATTACCTGAAGTTGCAGCAACCCCAAAAGGCTCTTTAAAGAGAAGGATATCTATGTATAGAGCCTTTAGTGGACTACAAAGTAGATTAAGTTTCAAAGGTTCTCCTAAAATagaaaatgaagatgaagaagTTATTTTAGTGAGTGCACTGGAGCAAGAAGGTTCACTGGGCCACCATCAAACTAAGTTTCTTATGTCATCTGAAAAAGGTGGAGAATATGAAGTGGTTTTCTTTAGAAGACTTGATGATGAATTCAACAAAGTGTTAACTTTTTATCAGAAAAAAGTAGGGGAAGTGAAGGCTGAGGCTAATGAGTTGAGTAAACAAATGGATGCACTTATTGCTTTAAGAATTATGGTTGATAAGCCTTCGATTGAAATGCATAGTGAAACCATAGATGATAGTGCCTTGTCTCCAGCATCATTGAAAAGTCCAG GTGGATCACACATGGAGGCAATTGAAGAAGTTGAGATGACCGGTGAAGAAATTGAGGAAGATGGATCATCCAGAGGGAAACAAGATACGCCAAAGCGCGTGCGTTTTAGGCCTGCTCCACTAGAGATTTTGGACAATGTAAGAATCAATATCGAACCTGCAACACCTGTCTCGACTTTGAAAAATGTGATGAAGAATTCAAAGGCAAACTCATCATTCAGCAAAGACCAGCTCAGAAAAGCTGAAGAACAAATGAAAAAGGCTTTTGTTGAGTTCTATCGAAAGCTTCGACTTCTGAAAAGCTACCG tttcttaaatgtgttggCGTTTTCCAAGATCATGAAGAAGTACGATAAG ACCACTACCAGGAAAGCTTCTAAATCATACTGTGAGAGGATTGATAAGTCTGATCTTGGTAGCTCAGATGAG cttactAGGCTCACGGAAAGAGTGGAGGCCACGTTCATAAAGCATTTTGTCAATGGAAACCGAAGGGAAGGAATGAAATATTTAAGACCAAAAGCTAAAAGAGAAACGCATAGAGTAACATTTTTCCTAG GGTTGTTCTCTGGCTGCTCAATAGCATTAGTGGCAGCTATTGCTATATCGATACGTGCAGGACACCTTCTCGAGCATGAGGGTCGTGGGCAATATATGGAAAACATATTTCCACTCTACAG CCTATTCGGATACATTGTCCTCCATATGCTCATGTACGGGGCGAATGTATACTACTGGAGACGTTTTCGGGTCAATTATCCCTTCATATTTGGCTTCAAGCATGGAACAGAGCTAGGTTATAGACAAGTTTTCCTCCTTGCTTCTGGTCTTTCAGTACTTGCATTGGCTGCTGCACTCTTCCATCTGGATATGGATATGGACCCGAAAACAAGAAGCTACCAGCCATTTAAAGAGCTGATCCCACTTTTATTGGTGATT ATTCTGCTTCTGATGCTTTTTTGTCCTCTGAACATTATATATCGTTCAAGTCGTTTCTTCTTTTTAAGAACTGCTTGGCACTGCCTATGCGCTCCCCTCTATAAG GTTACTCTACCAGATTTCCTATTGGCAGATCAACTTACCAGCCAG GTTCCGGCAATTAGGAGTCTGCAATTCTATGTCTGCTACTATGTATGGGGAAACTTCAAAACAAGATCAAACACATGTCAAGACAGCAGTGTTTACCAAGTCTTACATATAATCATTGCAATTATTCCCTTTTGGTCTCGGTTTATTCAG TGTCTTCGTCGCTTATATGAAGAGAAAGATTCGATGCAGGGGCTTAATGCCCTCAAATATTTCTCAACAATTGTTGCTCTTGTGATGAGGACACTATATGATCAAAAGAGAGGAGTCTTTTGGAAAGTAATGGCAGCATCAACTTCAGGAATTACTACAGTTGCAAACACTTACTGGGACCTTGTCATAGATTGGGGTCTATTACAAAGGAATTCCAAAAATCCCTGGTTGAGAGACAAGCTAATTGTGCCACACAAGATTGTCTACTTTATTGCCATT GTTCTGGACGTTATTCTGAGACTAGTATGGATGCAGTTGGTTCTAGATTTTCAAGAACTACCACATCTGCACAAGAAAGCATTTGTTGCAATTGTTGCTTGTTTGGAAATCCTCCGCCGAGGCTTGTGGAACTTTTTCAG GTTGGAAAATGAGCACTTAAATAACGTCGGGAAATATCGTGCCTCCAAGTCTGTACCCCTGCCTTTCAACTATGACGAAGACAAGAGTTTGTAA
- the LOC132621605 gene encoding SPX domain-containing protein 4-like — translation MKFGKEFTTHLEETLPQWRDKYLCYKPLKKLLKHLPSTGGGDNVPPPPPPPPPHLQEWFVRILNEELEKFNDFYIDKEEDFIIRLQELKERIERLKEKSGREGVFTKDSEFSDEMMGIRKDFVAIHGEMVLLKNYSSLNFAGLVKILKKFDKRTGRLLRLPFTQLALDQPFFITEPLNRLVRQCEENLELLFPLEAEVVESDATAEEPTRGTASYASNVSPALPLGEENVDIYRSTLAAIKAIQGLKKASSTYNPLSFSYIFGSQDNDSTGAITAENSDSDPLVGSQIDKETDQEDSHSL, via the exons ATGAAATTCGGGAAAGAGTTTACAACGCATTTAGAGGAAACCCTACCTCAATGGAGGGACAAGTATTTGTGTTACAAGCCCTTAAAGAAGCTTCTCAAGCACCTTCCTTCTACCGGCGGCGGTGATAATGTCCCTCCGCCACCGCCACCGCCACCGCCGCACTTGCAGGAATGGTTCGTTAGAATTCTGAATGAGGAACTCGAGAAATTCAACGATTTCTATATAGATAAAGAGGAGGACTTCATTATTCGCCTCCAG GAATTGAAGGAACGAATTGAAAGACTGAAGGAGAAGAGTGGCAGAGAGGGAGTTTTCACAAAAGATAGTGAATTTAGTGATGAAATGATGGGAATACGTAAAGACTTCGTTGCCATACACGGGGAGATGGTTCTTCTGAAAAATTACAGCTCTCTAAATTTTGCAG GTCTTGTTAAGATTTTGAAGAAGTTTGATAAGCGAACTGGGAGATTGTTGCGTCTTCCTTTCACACAACTTGCTCTTGATCAGCCCTTCTTTATAACGGAGCCTCTAAATAGATTAGTCCGTCAGTGTGAGGAAAATCTCGAGCTCCTATTTCCTTTGGAAGCAGAAGTTGTTGAATCAGATGCTACTGCAGAAGAGCCGACGAGAGGAACTGCTTCTTATGCTTCAAATGTCTCTCCGGCATTGCCACTTGGGGAAGAAAATGTGGATATATATCGAAGTACACTTGCGGCAATCAAAGCTATTCAGGGACTGAAGAAGGCAAGCTCCACGTATAATCCATTATCATTTTCATACATCTTTGGTAGCCAAGATAACGATAGCACAGGCGCTATAACTGCAGAAAACTCTGATTCAGACCCGTTGGTTGGCTCTCAGATTGATAAAGAGACAGATCAAGAGGATTCCCATTCACTGTAA